A genomic region of Phragmites australis chromosome 2, lpPhrAust1.1, whole genome shotgun sequence contains the following coding sequences:
- the LOC133909038 gene encoding LOB domain-containing protein 15-like isoform X1, producing MQQTLSGNSACWTSTRERLDEIGKKIKREPGTAVIAAAASASTAPADNRVPRRLGLGEALNTVTPCAACKLLRRRCAQECPFAPYFSPHEPHKFAAVHKVFGASNVSKMLLEVAEAERADAASSLVYEANLRLRDPVYGCMGAISLLQQQVNALEAELEAVRAEIFKHRYRQACAGAGAGLMDNAAQTAAGFVASAPPVHAGDVVSVVEGGQEVAAAVGAPGMSASSAVYVAEAEQPSSTTDHYGSLNTSEHAAYFG from the exons ATGCAACAAACCCTAAGTGGCAACTCTGCCTGTTGGACTTCCACCAGGGAGAGACTCGATGAGATCGGCAAGAAGATCAAGCGAGAGCCGGGCACAGCcgtcatcgccgccgccgcctctgcctcCACCGCACCGGCCGACAACCGCGTCCCCCGCCGGCTCGGCCTCGGCGAAGCCCTGAACACCGTGACCCCGTGCGCCGCGTGCAAGCTCCTGCGCCGCCGCTGCGCGCAGGAGTGCCCCTTCGCCCCCTACTTCTCGCCGCACGAGCCCCACAAGTTCGCTGCCGTCCACAAGGTCTTCGGCGCCAGCAACGTCTCCAAGATGCTCTTG GAGGTGGCGGAGGCGGAGAGGGCGGACGCGGCGAGCAGCCTGGTGTACGAGGCCAACCTCCGGCTGCGGGACCCGGTGTACGGCTGCATGGGCGCCATCTccctgctgcagcagcaggtgAACGCGCTGGAAGCCGAGCTGGAGGCGGTCAGGGCCGAGATCTTCAAACACAGGTACCGGcaggcctgcgccggcgccggcgcgggtcTCATGGACAACGCCGCGCAAACCGCTGCCGGCTTCGTCGCTTCCGCGCCGCCTGTGCACGCTGGGGACGTGGTGTCGGTGGTGGAGGGTGGCCAAGAGGTCGCAGCCGCGGTCGGTGCTCCGGGGATGTCGGCGTCGTCTGCGGTGTACGTTGCCGAAGCCGAACAACCCTCAAGTACTACTGATCACTATGGCTCCCTTAACACAAGTGAGCATGCTGCATACTTTGGTTGA
- the LOC133909038 gene encoding LOB domain-containing protein 15-like isoform X2, with amino-acid sequence MSTERERLDEIGKKIKREPGTAVIAAAASASTAPADNRVPRRLGLGEALNTVTPCAACKLLRRRCAQECPFAPYFSPHEPHKFAAVHKVFGASNVSKMLLEVAEAERADAASSLVYEANLRLRDPVYGCMGAISLLQQQVNALEAELEAVRAEIFKHRYRQACAGAGAGLMDNAAQTAAGFVASAPPVHAGDVVSVVEGGQEVAAAVGAPGMSASSAVYVAEAEQPSSTTDHYGSLNTSEHAAYFG; translated from the exons ATGTCCACGGAGAG GGAGAGACTCGATGAGATCGGCAAGAAGATCAAGCGAGAGCCGGGCACAGCcgtcatcgccgccgccgcctctgcctcCACCGCACCGGCCGACAACCGCGTCCCCCGCCGGCTCGGCCTCGGCGAAGCCCTGAACACCGTGACCCCGTGCGCCGCGTGCAAGCTCCTGCGCCGCCGCTGCGCGCAGGAGTGCCCCTTCGCCCCCTACTTCTCGCCGCACGAGCCCCACAAGTTCGCTGCCGTCCACAAGGTCTTCGGCGCCAGCAACGTCTCCAAGATGCTCTTG GAGGTGGCGGAGGCGGAGAGGGCGGACGCGGCGAGCAGCCTGGTGTACGAGGCCAACCTCCGGCTGCGGGACCCGGTGTACGGCTGCATGGGCGCCATCTccctgctgcagcagcaggtgAACGCGCTGGAAGCCGAGCTGGAGGCGGTCAGGGCCGAGATCTTCAAACACAGGTACCGGcaggcctgcgccggcgccggcgcgggtcTCATGGACAACGCCGCGCAAACCGCTGCCGGCTTCGTCGCTTCCGCGCCGCCTGTGCACGCTGGGGACGTGGTGTCGGTGGTGGAGGGTGGCCAAGAGGTCGCAGCCGCGGTCGGTGCTCCGGGGATGTCGGCGTCGTCTGCGGTGTACGTTGCCGAAGCCGAACAACCCTCAAGTACTACTGATCACTATGGCTCCCTTAACACAAGTGAGCATGCTGCATACTTTGGTTGA